In a genomic window of Styela clava chromosome 7, kaStyClav1.hap1.2, whole genome shotgun sequence:
- the LOC120328044 gene encoding troponin I, fast skeletal muscle-like, with protein MADSESAPRKMTHQRKQQLKSLMLNKAREDLKREAEQKAEEKKNVLNKRIEPMADLGSMSQQELMDLCRELHAKIDKVDEARYEIEGKVKKNDTEIEELNQKIFDLRGKFKRPPLRRVRMSADQMLRALLGSKHKVTMDLRSNLKSSKNEGKK; from the exons ATGGCCGATTCTGAA AGTGCACCCCGCAAGATGACACACCAGCGCAAACAGCAGCTGAAGTCTCTCATGCTAAACAAGGCGCGCGAAGACTTGAAAAGAGAAGCAGAACAAAAAGCAGAGGAAAAAAAGAATGTATTGAATAAGAGAATTGAACCAATGGCTGATCTTGGCAGCATGTCACAACAGGAACTTATG GACCTGTGTCGTGAATTGCATGCTAAGATTGACAAAGTTGATGAAGCAAGATATGAGATTGAAGGTAAAGTGAAAAAGAATGACACAGAG attgaagAACTAAACCAGAAGATCTTTGATCTTAGAGGTAAATTCAAGCGTCCACCACTGAGACGTGTACGTATGTCTGCTGACCAAATGTTGAGGGCTCTTCTTGGATCAAAACACAAAGTGACCATGGATCTCCGATCAAACTTGAAAAGCTCCAAGAATGAG GGAAAGAAATAG